The genomic stretch AGCGTCAACCGTATATAAGCCTAGTTACGCATCATGACATGTACACTTTTCATTCACTCTTGCAAGTTACATGTCCAACATCTCACTGACTTGCATTTGAGTGTCaaccttgcaggtacacccctTAATCAACCTACTGAAAAACTACACTATCTTACCAGAGAGCTTTTACAAAGACCTTCATCAGCACACCAACGATCTTCTTTTCCACTCTGAAACAATGGTGCTTTCTTTGGGACTGTTTTCTAAATCTCACGAAATTTCACATTAAATTCATTAGATATTTTCTGTTGCATTGTCGCGGCATTTTTGTCGAACAATCAAATCATCACGAATTTTCTCAACCAACAATAATAGCCTCCAAATTCACTTGATTGACTCCTTATCGTAACACGAATCCTGATTATCTCTAATACAATATTACTTTCACTATAAAAAAAAGAGACtcaaaaatataaaattaaaaatgaGAAATATATATGACAATATTGAAAAGATACAAAATAGTTGCATGAGATGAGATGCTTTATTAACAGAGCTTCTAAGAAATTAACGAATTAATTGTCTTATAACAAACTTTAACTAATTAATTAGCTAACATCTATATTCTATTATAGGTGTGATCTTATCAATTTTTTCTTTCAATACTCCAATTCTAAATTTCACCATAACGAATAACGACGACCTTCTTTAACTTAGTTTTCAACCATTGTTTCTTCTTTCCATTCCTTAATTCAAACACATTTGCATCATTTCGTGTTGATAACAAATATAGCATAGAGATTAATCGAGAATTGATGGTGAGATTCACCCATAAAAATCTAAAATTGTTCTGGTTTTCCAAGAGCAGAACCTTGTGTGACACAATTAGTAAACCCTTAAAAACGAGTAACATATTATTACATAGTAACTTATCCGTGTATCCGCACGGACTCACGTGTTGCAGTTGATTCTCGAATATTTAAGTAAAGTTGAGTATTAACTGattttaaaaaaaactaattatATGGTGCAAAATTCATTTTCCTTTTTTGACTCAGTCAATGGCAAAATTCTACATCAAATCAAAACAACACGAAACATACTAAATGCCAAATTAAGTAAGAAAAATGGATTCACGTCCTTAGAAAACCCAACATGAAATCATATTATAGATAAACAATATTCCAACTCCTGTTACTCTTGTCTATTACATAGCGTGGAGATGGAGAAGAAGTTCCAAAACAGGGAAGAGAATGAACAATTCAACCTCTCCAACGATGGCTCTATTTGTGGCTACGATTCCCTTCACCTTCTTCTCAAGGACAATCTTAAACCCCATCACTTCCAGGTTACTCTACTCTCACACTCAAACACTCCAACCTATAATTTATTTGCTTCTGTGACTCATATGTTCATGCTTTTCAATATTATTCAATCTTTACGGAAAGTGAATTGGATATGTGTTGCAGGAAGTCAATCGTTTGCTTACTGGACTTAATTGTGGAAAAGCACTTGAAACAATTGCTCTACCTCAATCTGCTACAGCTCTTTCCACAGAACATGGTTTTGACCTCCAGGTATGAATACAATTCACTCTTTTTTCCTATGAATCACAGTCACGGCACTGACACTTTCACGCTGgaaataattttgaaaaataaataaattgaacGTAATCATCAGGCTTTCTGCTTTCATGCGGATAAAGAAGTATTGAGGGAACCTCGAGTAGTGAGGGTAGGTTTGATTCAAAACTCTATTGCCCTCCCAACAACTGCTCATTTTGTGGATCAAAAAAAGGCTATATTTGAGAAAGTAAGGCCAATTATTGATTCTGCTGGTTCATCAGGAGTCAACATATTATGCTTGCAAGTAAGTTGTCTTCTGCATATGAACATTTATCAGAAAAACTTTTGtgttttttatttaaatataaaatttgaTTGTAGGAAATGTGGATGATGCCATTAGGCGTTTGGACACGAGACAAGAAGTGGTGTGAATTTGCAGAACCTGTCGATGGAGAATCAACTAAATTTTTGCAAAGCTTCGCAGTCAAGTATAACATGGTGATTATAAGCCCAATTCTTGAGAGGGATTTGAATCACGGAGAGGTTATTTGGAACACTGCCGTAGTAATTGGGAATCACGGCAATATAATTGGTATACACAGAAAGGTATATTTCCTAAACTTTTCTTTTTTGATTCTAATACAAAAAGCATTTCTTTCGGATATATCTAAGGCATCATTTGGCAGAACCATATACCAAGAATTGGAGAGATGAATGAGAGCACATTTTATATGGAAGGAAATACAGGCCACCCTGTATTTGAAACAGCATTTGGAAAGATTGCCATTAATATATGTTTCGGTAGGCACCATCCGTTAAATTCTTTAATTTTTGGCTTGAATGGCGCCGAAATTATTTTCAACCCTACTGCTACTATTGGTGAACTCACTGAAGCAATGTGGCCAATAGAGGTTAGTTCTTTTGTATATTGATGGAAGACATGTTAGACTCTTTTCTATAGATAAGTTTGCACTGCGTATTAATATATGGCTTAATGGTGTTATTGTTATTATG from Lathyrus oleraceus cultivar Zhongwan6 chromosome 7, CAAS_Psat_ZW6_1.0, whole genome shotgun sequence encodes the following:
- the LOC127100716 gene encoding beta-ureidopropionase — its product is MEKKFQNREENEQFNLSNDGSICGYDSLHLLLKDNLKPHHFQEVNRLLTGLNCGKALETIALPQSATALSTEHGFDLQAFCFHADKEVLREPRVVRVGLIQNSIALPTTAHFVDQKKAIFEKVRPIIDSAGSSGVNILCLQEMWMMPLGVWTRDKKWCEFAEPVDGESTKFLQSFAVKYNMVIISPILERDLNHGEVIWNTAVVIGNHGNIIGIHRKNHIPRIGEMNESTFYMEGNTGHPVFETAFGKIAINICFGRHHPLNSLIFGLNGAEIIFNPTATIGELTEAMWPIEQRNAAIANSYYFASINRVGTETFPGPVTSTDFNFYGSSYISAPDASCTPCLSHHRDGLLVTDMDLNLCRQYKDKWGFRMTARYELYAETLARYLKPEFEPQVIRDPLLH